One window of Leptotrichia sp. oral taxon 498 genomic DNA carries:
- a CDS encoding PD-(D/E)XK nuclease family protein, producing MERNNIFNFATSELSQDAFICWLCNWVNFDDNSLSEDEKKLKSLATEFIEKMLGEKLEDRKVNIKRQYQKIDVLLEIQNKTEFITKGNNINPIVDMYVIIEDKVGTGLHSNQIEKYRELISEKNEKDNGSRAKIKVVYYKIYDEDNMERLKENGVNVILGRENILELLKEYKDKINNSIFENYHNYLSNIETDVNSYEKKNLEDWNSNCYIGFFKELKNEKNLLEHAIGRQKDCSWGYVNNSSGGFMGMWWFPLSEEKINKLTETSDEDIYLQIEQYNQKNIIAIKYSVPKKNKNNKELSKEDFEKKVTIASEKRKELFSKLKNKLENESKDILKCENKPENIKKFENILKNEKFQKKYFRAGQYMTVGYLEFENIDDCKDKIKILQYALNLLLKGCVKIFV from the coding sequence ATGGAAAGAAACAATATTTTTAATTTTGCAACGTCAGAGCTGTCACAGGATGCTTTTATATGTTGGTTATGTAACTGGGTAAATTTTGATGACAATAGTTTATCAGAAGATGAAAAAAAATTAAAATCACTTGCAACTGAATTTATTGAAAAAATGTTAGGTGAAAAGCTCGAAGATAGGAAAGTGAATATAAAAAGACAATATCAGAAAATAGACGTACTATTGGAAATTCAGAATAAAACAGAATTTATAACTAAAGGGAATAATATAAATCCAATAGTAGACATGTATGTAATAATAGAAGATAAAGTGGGAACAGGTTTACATAGCAATCAGATTGAGAAATATAGAGAATTAATATCTGAAAAAAATGAAAAAGATAATGGAAGTAGGGCTAAAATAAAAGTAGTTTATTATAAAATATACGATGAAGATAATATGGAAAGATTAAAAGAGAATGGTGTGAATGTAATATTAGGAAGAGAAAACATCCTAGAATTATTAAAAGAATACAAGGATAAGATTAATAATTCAATATTTGAAAATTATCATAATTATTTGAGCAATATAGAAACAGATGTAAATTCATATGAAAAAAAGAACTTGGAAGACTGGAATTCAAACTGTTATATCGGATTTTTTAAAGAATTAAAAAACGAAAAAAATTTATTAGAACATGCTATTGGAAGACAAAAAGATTGTAGTTGGGGTTATGTGAATAACTCATCAGGTGGATTTATGGGAATGTGGTGGTTTCCTTTAAGTGAAGAAAAAATTAATAAATTAACAGAAACTTCTGATGAAGATATTTATTTACAAATAGAACAATATAATCAGAAAAATATAATTGCAATAAAATATTCAGTTCCTAAAAAAAATAAAAATAATAAAGAACTTTCAAAAGAAGATTTCGAAAAGAAAGTAACAATTGCTTCCGAAAAACGTAAGGAACTTTTTTCTAAATTAAAAAATAAATTAGAAAATGAGTCGAAAGATATACTAAAATGCGAAAATAAACCAGAAAATATAAAAAAATTTGAAAATATACTAAAAAATGAAAAGTTTCAGAAAAAATATTTTAGAGCAGGTCAGTATATGACAGTAGGATATTTAGAATTTGAAAATATTGATGATTGTAAAGATAAAATAAAAATCCTTCAATATGCTTTAAATCTTTTGTTAAAAGGGTGTGTAAAAATTTTTGTGTAA
- the pcp gene encoding pyroglutamyl-peptidase I, with the protein MKILVTGFDPFGGEPINPAIESVKKLPDNIAGAQIIKLEIPTVKGKSIKKIEKAIEEHNPDVILSIGQAGGRFDISVERVGINLDDFRIPDNEGNQTIDKPIFPDGENAYFVDLPVKAMVKNIQKNKIPASVSYTAGTFICNHVLYGTLYLINKKYKNKKSGFIHIPFLPEQVINKKNTPSMELNTIVKGLIAAIEAIVKNDKDIKETGGTTC; encoded by the coding sequence ATGAAAATATTAGTTACTGGCTTTGACCCTTTTGGAGGTGAGCCCATAAATCCTGCCATCGAATCAGTTAAAAAATTGCCTGATAATATTGCAGGAGCACAAATTATCAAATTGGAAATTCCGACAGTAAAAGGAAAATCTATTAAAAAAATTGAAAAAGCTATTGAAGAGCACAATCCAGATGTTATCTTGTCAATCGGACAAGCAGGCGGAAGATTTGATATTTCCGTTGAACGAGTTGGAATAAATCTTGATGATTTCCGAATACCTGACAACGAAGGAAACCAAACTATTGATAAGCCAATTTTTCCAGATGGAGAAAACGCATATTTTGTAGATCTGCCTGTAAAAGCTATGGTAAAAAACATACAAAAAAATAAAATTCCAGCTTCAGTTTCGTACACTGCAGGAACTTTCATATGTAATCACGTTCTTTACGGTACACTTTATTTAATAAATAAAAAATACAAAAACAAAAAATCTGGATTTATTCATATTCCATTTTTACCAGAACAAGTTATTAATAAAAAAAATACACCATCAATGGAATTAAATACTATTGTAAAAGGTTTAATTGCTGCAATTGAAGCTATTGTAAAAAATGATAAAGATATTAAAGAAACTGGCGGAACTACTTGTTAG
- a CDS encoding DUF979 domain-containing protein yields the protein MEIKVLLKLLTQIIYILCGLVSISTGIRGLKNEKAKIGTFLFWTILGIIFIFGEAIPYKVTGGLLVILAIITVTKQLHIGKFENISSQFKIAQSEKLKNKIFIPAVLIGIAAFLILQFKIGKTAIPPALGIGGGSLVALLAAAIIIKPKFSETNEDTSKLLMQIGATAILPQLLAALGAVFTKAGVGKVIAASISSVVPTGNIFVGIVIYAIGMVIFTMIMGNAFAAFSVITAGIGIPFIIKNGGNPAVIGALGMTAGYCGTLMTPMAANFNIVPASILEIKDKYGIIKVQAPMALLLLVTHIILMLLLFGVK from the coding sequence ATGGAAATAAAAGTTCTTTTAAAACTTTTGACACAAATTATTTATATTCTTTGCGGACTTGTCAGTATAAGTACTGGAATTAGAGGATTGAAAAATGAAAAGGCAAAAATAGGAACATTTTTGTTTTGGACTATTCTTGGGATAATATTTATTTTTGGAGAAGCTATTCCATATAAGGTTACTGGCGGACTTCTTGTAATTCTTGCCATAATTACTGTAACAAAACAATTACATATTGGAAAATTTGAAAATATTTCTTCACAATTCAAAATCGCACAAAGTGAAAAATTAAAAAATAAAATTTTCATCCCAGCTGTATTAATTGGAATTGCCGCTTTTCTAATACTTCAATTTAAAATTGGAAAAACTGCTATACCACCCGCATTAGGTATCGGTGGAGGGTCACTTGTCGCTCTTCTAGCAGCTGCAATTATCATAAAACCAAAATTCAGCGAAACAAATGAAGATACTTCAAAACTTCTTATGCAAATTGGTGCAACTGCCATTTTGCCACAGCTTCTTGCTGCATTAGGTGCTGTATTCACTAAAGCTGGAGTTGGAAAAGTAATAGCCGCCAGCATTTCATCTGTTGTTCCAACTGGAAATATCTTTGTAGGAATCGTTATTTATGCTATTGGAATGGTTATATTCACTATGATTATGGGAAATGCCTTTGCTGCATTTTCAGTAATAACTGCAGGAATTGGAATCCCATTTATTATCAAAAATGGTGGAAATCCAGCTGTTATTGGTGCTTTAGGAATGACCGCCGGCTATTGCGGAACTCTTATGACTCCAATGGCAGCAAACTTCAATATTGTCCCTGCTTCAATTTTGGAAATAAAAGATAAATATGGAATTATAAAAGTCCAAGCTCCAATGGCTTTATTACTGCTTGTAACACATATTATACTTATGCTGCTGTTATTTGGAGTAAAATAA
- a CDS encoding DUF969 domain-containing protein, whose translation MNLWILIGIVIIVAGFSLKLDVLAVVLTAGIATGIAAKMNFFEILGIIGKAFVDNRLMSIFLISLPVIAVLERYGLRERSAALIEKLKNATAGRILGLYMVIRSIASALSIRIGGHIQFIRPLIYPMSEAAAKAHKNKDLSEKQTEELKSLSAAIENYGNFFSQNIFVGASGLLLIQTTLKENGYAVSLKQLALSSIPIGIIAIIFTFIQVYIYDKKIILSKGGKK comes from the coding sequence ATGAATTTATGGATACTTATTGGTATTGTTATTATTGTAGCGGGATTTTCTTTGAAGCTAGATGTGCTGGCTGTGGTGCTTACTGCTGGTATAGCTACTGGAATTGCTGCAAAAATGAATTTTTTTGAAATTCTTGGAATTATTGGAAAGGCTTTTGTGGATAATAGACTTATGTCAATTTTTTTGATTAGTTTGCCAGTTATTGCAGTGCTTGAAAGATATGGACTTAGAGAAAGAAGTGCAGCTTTAATTGAAAAATTAAAAAATGCAACTGCTGGTAGAATCTTAGGACTTTATATGGTAATCCGTTCGATTGCGAGTGCATTGTCAATTAGAATTGGTGGGCATATTCAGTTTATACGTCCTCTTATTTACCCAATGTCTGAAGCTGCTGCAAAAGCTCATAAAAATAAGGATTTATCAGAAAAGCAAACTGAAGAATTAAAAAGTTTAAGTGCTGCAATTGAAAATTATGGAAATTTCTTTTCACAAAACATATTTGTCGGTGCATCGGGACTTCTTTTGATTCAGACTACACTGAAGGAAAATGGATATGCTGTATCTTTGAAGCAATTGGCGCTATCTTCAATACCAATTGGAATAATTGCAATAATCTTTACTTTTATTCAAGTATATATTTATGACAAAAAAATAATTTTGAGCAAAGGAGGTAAAAAATAA
- a CDS encoding type I restriction-modification system subunit M, whose translation MANTKESNETAQRAELHRKIWAIADNVRGAVDGWDFKQYILGILFYRFISENMTEFFNKAEHEAGDLEFNYADISDEEAEEDFRAGTVEDKGFFILPSQLFENIVKTARTNENLNTDLANIFKAIEASAVGFESEDDIKGLFEDVDTTSNRLGGTVAEKNTRLADILTGISEINFGSFQHNDIDAFGDAYEYLISNYASNAGKSGGEFFTPQTVSKLLARLVMEGKDSINKVYDPTCGSGSLLLQMKKQFEEHIIDEGFFGQEINMTNFNLARMNMFLHNVNYNNFSIKRGDTLLKPLHNDEKPFDAIVSNPPYSIKWIGDGDPTLINDERFAPAGKLAPKSYADYAFIMHSLSYLSSKGRAAIVCFPGIFYRKGAEKIIRKYLIDNNFVDCVIQLPENLFFGTSIATCILVMAKNKTENKTLFIDASKEFKKETNNNILQPENIEKIVSEFREKTDVEYFARLVDNSEIAENDYNLSVSTYVEKEDTREKIDIDVLNKEIEETVKRIDELRASINEIVKELESE comes from the coding sequence GTGGCAAATACAAAAGAATCAAATGAAACGGCACAAAGAGCAGAATTGCATCGTAAAATCTGGGCAATTGCAGATAATGTGCGTGGAGCGGTGGATGGTTGGGATTTTAAGCAATATATTTTGGGAATATTATTTTATAGATTTATTTCGGAAAATATGACAGAGTTTTTTAACAAAGCAGAACATGAAGCTGGAGATTTGGAGTTTAATTATGCGGATATTTCTGATGAAGAAGCCGAAGAAGATTTTAGAGCTGGTACTGTGGAAGATAAAGGATTTTTTATTTTACCAAGTCAACTTTTTGAAAATATAGTAAAAACAGCGAGAACCAATGAAAATTTAAATACAGATTTAGCAAATATTTTTAAAGCTATTGAAGCAAGTGCTGTTGGATTTGAGTCGGAAGATGATATTAAAGGATTATTTGAAGATGTCGACACTACGAGTAACCGTTTAGGTGGAACAGTTGCTGAAAAAAATACAAGATTAGCAGATATTTTAACAGGAATTTCTGAAATTAATTTTGGGAGTTTTCAGCATAATGATATAGATGCTTTTGGAGATGCTTATGAGTATCTGATTTCAAATTATGCCAGCAATGCAGGTAAATCAGGAGGAGAATTTTTTACTCCACAAACTGTTTCAAAACTTTTGGCACGGCTTGTGATGGAAGGAAAAGACAGCATAAATAAAGTTTATGATCCAACATGTGGAAGTGGTTCGTTGCTACTACAAATGAAAAAGCAGTTTGAGGAACATATTATTGATGAGGGATTTTTTGGACAGGAAATAAACATGACTAACTTTAACTTGGCTCGTATGAATATGTTTTTACACAATGTAAACTACAATAATTTTTCAATAAAACGTGGAGATACTTTACTTAAGCCGTTGCATAATGATGAAAAACCTTTTGATGCAATTGTTTCAAATCCGCCATATTCGATTAAATGGATAGGAGACGGAGATCCGACACTTATTAATGATGAACGATTTGCACCAGCAGGAAAACTTGCACCAAAATCTTATGCAGATTATGCGTTTATAATGCATTCATTAAGTTATTTGTCAAGCAAAGGAAGAGCAGCAATAGTATGTTTTCCAGGTATTTTTTATAGAAAAGGCGCAGAAAAAATTATTCGTAAATATTTAATAGACAACAATTTTGTAGATTGTGTAATACAGCTTCCAGAAAACCTGTTTTTTGGAACATCAATAGCGACTTGTATTTTAGTAATGGCAAAGAATAAGACAGAAAATAAAACGTTATTTATTGATGCAAGTAAGGAATTTAAAAAAGAAACGAATAATAATATTTTACAACCTGAAAATATTGAAAAAATAGTAAGTGAATTTAGAGAAAAAACTGATGTAGAATATTTTGCAAGATTGGTTGATAATAGTGAAATAGCTGAAAATGACTATAATTTGTCAGTTTCAACTTATGTGGAAAAGGAAGATACTCGTGAAAAAATAGACATCGATGTGTTGAATAAGGAAATTGAGGAAACAGTAAAAAGAATAGATGAATTAAGGGCTTCTATAAATGAGATAGTGAAGGAGCTTGAAAGCGAATAA
- a CDS encoding restriction endonuclease subunit S has product MKFMEKLLVGEKVEWKKLGEVCLEKFWIMPATPKFLDKGIPYITGKNIKNGEIDYKNVKYISKEIYHLIAQNRNIRSGDILVSMIGTIGEIGIVKKNTDFYGQNLYLLRLNENFILNKYFFYYFTQIHIKDKLISKKNSSSQGYIRAGQLEELKIPIPSIETQEKIVKILDNFTKCVTELQAELQARNKQYNYYRDMLLSEDYLNKISEKFTENQFIEWKILGELFEFKNGLNKGKDFFGKGTPIINYMDVYKRNKIYSNDLIGLVETTENEQKRYSIKRGDVFFTRTSETKEEIGKTSVLLDDVEKGVFSGFVLRARPITELLLPEYCAYCFETYEFRKNVIRYSTYTTRALTNGTTLSNLKIPVPSIEIQNKIVKILDRFQELLSDTKGLLPLEIEQRRKQYEYYREKLLTFESEEVYALRTEQNRTEQNRTEQNRTEQNRTEQNRTEQRQITSEFFELLKEAAKIAGVDISDKVEWKTLREIAKYSKDRISFEYLNKKNYVGVENLLKNRLGKIDSNNVPAEGTLIKFNIGDILIGNIRPYLRKIWFADVEGGTNGDVLAIKVKNKNKILSEFLYQLLSDEKFFDYNIKYSKGAKMPRGDKEKIMEYKIPLPPLPVQEYIVSILDKFDALVNDLSQGLPKEIELRQKQYEYYREKLLDFEK; this is encoded by the coding sequence ATGAAATTTATGGAAAAACTTTTAGTGGGGGAAAAGGTTGAGTGGAAGAAACTGGGAGAAGTTTGTTTAGAAAAATTTTGGATAATGCCGGCAACTCCTAAATTTTTAGATAAAGGAATTCCTTATATAACAGGTAAAAATATAAAAAATGGTGAGATTGATTATAAAAATGTCAAATATATATCAAAAGAAATTTATCATTTGATAGCACAAAATAGAAATATAAGAAGTGGAGATATATTAGTTAGTATGATAGGAACTATTGGAGAAATAGGGATAGTGAAAAAGAATACAGATTTTTATGGTCAAAATTTATATCTGCTTAGATTAAATGAAAATTTTATATTAAATAAATATTTCTTTTATTATTTCACACAAATACATATAAAAGATAAACTTATTTCTAAAAAAAATTCATCAAGTCAAGGATATATTAGAGCAGGGCAATTAGAAGAATTAAAAATCCCAATTCCATCAATAGAAACACAAGAAAAAATTGTAAAAATACTTGACAATTTCACAAAATGTGTTACAGAATTACAGGCAGAATTACAGGCAAGAAATAAGCAGTATAACTATTATAGAGATATGTTGTTAAGTGAAGATTACTTGAATAAAATTTCTGAAAAATTTACAGAAAACCAATTTATAGAATGGAAAATATTAGGAGAACTTTTTGAATTTAAAAATGGTTTGAATAAAGGAAAGGATTTTTTTGGAAAAGGAACACCAATTATAAATTATATGGATGTCTATAAAAGGAATAAAATTTATTCAAATGATTTGATAGGTTTAGTAGAAACAACAGAAAATGAACAAAAAAGATATAGTATAAAAAGAGGAGATGTTTTTTTTACTAGAACTTCTGAAACAAAAGAAGAAATAGGAAAAACATCAGTTTTATTAGATGATGTTGAAAAGGGAGTTTTTAGTGGATTTGTATTAAGAGCAAGACCAATTACAGAATTATTATTACCAGAATATTGTGCTTATTGTTTTGAAACATATGAATTTAGAAAAAATGTTATCAGATATAGCACGTATACAACTAGAGCATTAACAAATGGGACAACACTTTCAAATTTAAAAATACCAGTCCCTTCAATAGAAATCCAAAATAAAATTGTAAAAATTTTAGATAGATTTCAGGAACTTCTTTCTGATACAAAAGGATTATTGCCTTTGGAAATAGAACAAAGAAGAAAACAATATGAATATTATCGAGAAAAACTCTTGACATTTGAAAGTGAAGAAGTGTATGCTCTAAGAACAGAACAGAACAGAACAGAACAGAACAGAACAGAACAGAACAGAACAGAACAGAACAGAACAGAACAGAACAGAACAGAACAGCGACAAATAACGAGTGAATTTTTTGAATTACTTAAAGAAGCAGCAAAAATTGCTGGAGTTGATATAAGTGATAAAGTTGAGTGGAAAACATTGAGAGAAATAGCAAAATATTCAAAAGATAGAATATCATTTGAATATTTAAATAAAAAAAACTATGTTGGAGTAGAAAATTTATTAAAAAATAGATTAGGCAAAATAGATTCAAATAATGTTCCCGCAGAGGGGACTTTAATAAAATTCAATATTGGAGATATTCTAATTGGAAATATAAGACCATATTTAAGAAAAATATGGTTTGCTGATGTTGAAGGAGGAACAAATGGAGATGTTTTAGCAATCAAGGTAAAAAATAAGAATAAAATATTATCTGAATTTCTTTATCAACTTTTATCAGATGAGAAGTTTTTTGATTATAACATCAAATATTCAAAAGGAGCAAAAATGCCACGTGGGGACAAAGAAAAAATAATGGAATATAAAATCCCGCTACCTCCACTGCCAGTACAAGAATATATCGTATCAATTCTGGATAAATTTGATGCTTTAGTCAATGATTTATCACAGGGATTACCAAAAGAAATAGAATTAAGACAGAAACAGTATGAATATTACAGGGAAAAATTATTGGATTTTGAAAAATAG
- a CDS encoding type I restriction endonuclease subunit R: MSEKNAIYETLTIAEMTNGIILANYEEILQVQDTYQSEKELEDGMIRDLESQGYERFYGKTSEELYKNLKIQIERLNKVAFTDKEWERFLVEYLDCPNDGMIEKTRKIQENYIYDFIFDDGHLKNIKIIDKKNIHNNILQVCNQIKQKGKHKNRYDVTVLVNGLPLVHIELKKRGVSLHEAFSQIDRYGKESFNTENSLYKFVQIFVISNGTYTRYFANTTAQNKNHYEFTCEWADAKNKVIRDLKDFTATFFEKRTILEVLTKYCVFDSNDNLLIMRPYQIAATERILWKIESSYQNKKCGKIEAGGFIWHTTGSGKTLTSFKTAKLATELEYIDKVFFVVDRKDLDYQTMKEYQKFQPDSVNGSRDTKELKRSIEKQDNKIVVTTIQKLNEFVKKNPSHEIYDKHCVIIYDECHRSQFGDAQKNIRKSFKNYYQFGFTGTPIFPENALGSDTTAGIFGAQLHSYVITDAIRDKKVLKFKVDYNDIRAKFKAAETETDDKKLKELEKRMLLHPERISKIVEYILKVYNTKTHRNEYYNIKQKRLNGFNAIFAVQSVEAAKLYYEEFQKQQENFPEEKRLKVMTIYSFAANEERNAIGDIPDENFEPSAMESTAKEFLDKVISDYNDYFKTNFSTNGNEFQNYYKDLSKKVKDKKIDILIVVGMFLTGFDAPTLNTLFVDKNLRYHGLIQAFSRTNRILNKVKTFGNIVCFRDLEKATKNAIKTFGDDNSVNIILEKSYNDYINGFKDEETGKSVKGYINLCNEIVEKFPKPVEIEKNQDKKEFAELFGELLKTENILKNFDEFENFEKIISDRQMQDMKSVYVDICEDIRNTGKNDENKNGEEEIDFSDIEFQIDLLKTDEINLDYILELILEKTKEHDDIETLKSEIRRIIRTSLGTRAKENLVINFINKTDLKKLKNNGEILDAFYKYAKEEKKEKIDELVKDENLKEDSRRFIEKSINKGFVDYAGSELDSILPPTSRRKGAREVKKRTILQKMQRIVEIFIGI, from the coding sequence ATGTCGGAAAAAAATGCGATTTATGAAACATTAACTATTGCTGAGATGACGAATGGAATTATTTTGGCTAATTATGAAGAAATACTTCAAGTTCAAGATACATATCAGAGTGAAAAAGAACTTGAAGATGGGATGATAAGGGATTTAGAAAGTCAAGGGTATGAAAGATTTTATGGGAAGACATCGGAGGAACTTTATAAAAATTTGAAGATTCAAATTGAAAGATTAAATAAAGTTGCTTTTACAGATAAAGAATGGGAAAGATTTTTAGTGGAATATCTTGATTGTCCAAATGACGGAATGATTGAGAAAACTAGAAAGATTCAGGAAAATTATATCTATGATTTTATTTTTGATGACGGACATTTGAAAAATATAAAAATTATTGATAAAAAAAATATACATAATAATATTTTACAGGTTTGTAATCAAATTAAGCAAAAAGGTAAGCATAAAAATCGTTATGATGTAACAGTATTGGTTAATGGATTGCCGCTTGTTCATATAGAATTGAAAAAACGTGGAGTAAGTCTTCATGAGGCATTTAGTCAGATTGATAGATACGGCAAGGAAAGTTTTAATACTGAAAATTCACTTTATAAATTTGTTCAGATTTTTGTAATTTCAAATGGAACGTATACTCGTTATTTTGCAAATACTACGGCACAGAATAAAAATCATTATGAATTTACATGTGAGTGGGCAGATGCGAAAAATAAAGTTATTAGAGATCTTAAAGATTTTACAGCAACATTTTTTGAAAAGCGAACTATTTTAGAAGTTTTGACAAAATATTGTGTTTTTGATTCAAATGATAATTTGCTAATAATGCGACCGTATCAAATAGCAGCAACTGAACGAATTTTGTGGAAGATAGAATCTAGTTATCAAAATAAGAAATGTGGAAAAATTGAAGCTGGAGGATTTATTTGGCATACTACAGGTTCAGGAAAAACTTTGACTTCTTTTAAAACGGCAAAACTTGCTACAGAGCTTGAATATATTGATAAAGTGTTTTTTGTGGTTGATAGAAAAGACTTGGATTATCAGACAATGAAGGAATATCAGAAATTTCAGCCTGATAGCGTAAATGGAAGTAGGGATACAAAGGAACTTAAACGAAGTATAGAAAAACAGGACAATAAAATAGTTGTTACAACAATTCAGAAATTGAATGAATTTGTCAAAAAAAATCCAAGCCATGAAATTTACGATAAACATTGTGTCATAATTTACGATGAATGTCATCGTTCACAATTTGGAGATGCACAAAAAAATATTAGAAAATCTTTTAAAAATTATTATCAGTTTGGATTTACAGGGACACCAATTTTTCCTGAAAATGCTCTTGGAAGTGATACAACAGCTGGAATTTTTGGAGCTCAATTACATAGTTATGTTATAACAGATGCTATTCGTGATAAAAAAGTTTTAAAATTTAAAGTGGATTATAATGATATTAGGGCAAAATTTAAAGCGGCTGAAACAGAAACAGATGATAAAAAGCTCAAGGAACTTGAAAAAAGAATGTTGTTACATCCTGAGAGAATTTCTAAAATAGTAGAATATATTTTAAAAGTATATAATACAAAAACTCATAGAAATGAATATTATAATATAAAACAGAAACGGCTAAACGGATTTAATGCTATATTTGCTGTTCAAAGTGTAGAAGCGGCAAAACTTTATTATGAAGAATTTCAAAAACAGCAAGAAAATTTTCCTGAAGAAAAAAGACTGAAAGTAATGACAATTTATAGTTTTGCTGCGAATGAAGAGCGAAATGCGATAGGAGATATTCCTGATGAAAATTTTGAGCCAAGTGCAATGGAATCGACAGCGAAAGAATTTTTGGATAAAGTGATATCTGATTACAACGATTATTTTAAAACAAATTTTTCAACAAATGGAAACGAATTTCAGAATTATTATAAAGATTTGTCTAAAAAGGTTAAGGATAAAAAAATTGATATTTTAATTGTTGTGGGAATGTTTTTGACAGGATTTGATGCACCAACATTAAATACTTTGTTTGTTGATAAAAATTTGAGATACCATGGATTAATTCAAGCGTTTTCAAGAACAAACCGTATTTTGAATAAAGTCAAAACTTTTGGAAATATTGTATGTTTTAGAGATTTGGAAAAGGCTACAAAAAATGCTATTAAAACTTTTGGAGATGATAATAGTGTAAATATAATTCTTGAAAAAAGTTATAACGATTATATAAATGGATTTAAAGACGAGGAAACAGGGAAATCAGTAAAAGGATATATAAATTTGTGTAATGAAATAGTTGAAAAATTTCCAAAGCCTGTTGAAATTGAAAAAAATCAAGATAAAAAGGAATTTGCAGAATTATTTGGAGAATTACTTAAAACAGAAAATATACTTAAGAATTTCGATGAATTTGAAAATTTTGAGAAAATAATATCAGATAGACAAATGCAGGATATGAAGAGTGTTTATGTGGATATTTGTGAAGACATAAGAAATACTGGAAAAAATGATGAAAATAAAAATGGAGAAGAAGAAATCGATTTTTCTGATATTGAATTTCAAATTGATTTGCTTAAAACAGATGAAATTAATTTAGATTATATTTTAGAGTTAATTTTAGAAAAGACAAAAGAACATGATGATATTGAAACATTGAAATCTGAAATAAGAAGAATTATACGTACAAGTTTAGGAACTAGAGCTAAAGAGAATTTAGTTATAAATTTTATTAACAAAACAGATTTAAAAAAATTGAAAAATAATGGAGAAATTCTTGACGCTTTTTATAAATATGCAAAAGAAGAAAAGAAGGAAAAAATTGATGAATTAGTTAAAGATGAGAATTTAAAGGAAGATTCTAGAAGATTTATTGAAAAATCTATAAATAAAGGTTTTGTTGATTATGCTGGTTCTGAATTAGATAGTATTCTTCCGCCGACTTCACGAAGAAAAGGGGCAAGAGAGGTTAAAAAAAGGACAATATTGCAGAAAATGCAGAGAATAGTAGAAATTTTTATAGGGATTTAA